The Coffea arabica cultivar ET-39 chromosome 2c, Coffea Arabica ET-39 HiFi, whole genome shotgun sequence genome includes the window GTAagtgtaattttcatttttccattcagttaaaaaaaaaaaagacaaaccaAAATCAATTTCGTTTTCAAGCCTATGAAATGCTCAATTTGATAACGGGCAAAGAGAGAAGCACCATGATTCAAGATACAGTCCTAGGCGGAGAACGTATTGACAATATTTTACAAACATAGAAAAATTCTAATCCatttatatacaaaaaaaatggTCCCCAGAATCAAACCCAATTAAGAATGTAAAACTAATTCTACTTCAAACAGAACAttaacccaaaaaagaaaaatcaaatcacATCCCATAACCAAGTGAAATACCTCCAAATAATTAAGTTTCATGTATGACAAGAAGGATGTATCAAGAGACTATAGAAGAGATAAAAGAACAATAATGCCCACCAAATCAAATGAACTGAGTCCCATCAATTGATCCAAGGGGAAAAGCCCTAAATATTAAATCAAAACATTGGAAATCAAGCTGTGGCTGGGAGAAAATTTAATTTGTATCTTTGATTTCAAAATTGCGAGTCTTAGACTCCTGCGTTAGTTCACAATTCAAAAATAGGCACGAGggtcaaatgataaaatcaaaCAGCCATAAGTGCCACCTCCTGCACATATCCACACACATATCCACACAATCAGCAGGTTACCATTTCGAATTGAAATTCCAAGTTAACCCACCTACTGAACGTGTTAATAGGAGACCAAAACCCTGTTCATAACTTCGTTCACACTTTGATTTTgttaggatatatatatatatatatatatatttttttttttttttggtcggaGACGATAAATCTAATCTATTCTATACTAAGAGGAAGGGAGCGGGTCTAAAGAGACCCAAGAATAAATCGAAGGGGACTAAACCACCACCAGGCCAGACGGGTACACAACACACCCGCCTGAATTTTTTGAAGACAAGCCACTGAAATGTGACATTTTTTTGGTGGGAGGCAAAGTTCgaacccttgcctcccaccccaccaaagagatggtggccactgagccaaAGGCCTAGTGGTTGATTTTGTTAGGATATACTACTCACTCCCACTTTTGTATGTACAGgtacaagatatatatatatatataacaaatcGTTAATTAATTACCGTACGCGTTGACTTCTGGACAAGAGGGTCTCCAAGGGTGTCAGATAAATAAAAATCTCAAAGTAGTGCAGCAGCTCTACTTGAGACTAACAGAGACCTCctaaaaaaggagagagaaagaTCAGGTTTCTTGTGCACCGATATTGAGAATGACATTGCATTTGCACCATGAAGATCCACTATACAAAGTAATCATATTCCATCAACAAAGACAAAAAATCTCTGTACAGCATTCCTCATGCCATGATCTGGCAACTGCTTAACTTCTATCGATTTTGCTGAGAAACAACTTGCCTACGAAAGAGTCGGAGCCTCACCAGCAAACTCGTTATCCAACCATTCCGCTGCGACTCCATGATGTAAAACAATAGTTGCAAAGAGAGGCCTCAACTAATAAGTTTCCTTAGCCTCTTTTCAGCCAGATTAGCTGCCTTATTTTGCGGTTCCAGTACAAGAGCATGCTTGAAATCTTCAGCCCCAAACAGAAGAGAGAAGAAATAAGATTGTTAAGTAATCTGGTCCATGGTTCCTTACAacacagtattttttttttttcttttttcaaaggCAACTTAGAACATATAGTTATGGAACCTAAATCCCACCAACACATTCCAGTCTGTGCCAGCATGCATGTTGGATTAACTGTAGGCTAAATTACTTAAAAACTCAGTGGTACATCAAATCTGCTAGTTACCTTATCCATTTATGGTTTCCAAACTAACATTTTGGCCCCCTTGTATTTTGGCCTTACGTTAACTGAAAAGTTTTTCTGTTAATAGTTTAAgaatcaaaatattaaaaaccagaaaatcatatGATTGTTCTATAGTCAAATCTCTTTTCAGTAACAGCAATTCCttagtttcatttttcttttctacccATTTTCTCTTTTATCCCGTCTGCAGATATACAGCCATGTCAGAAATGTCATTGCAGCCTATCCATTGAGTACACTTTTATTAGTGATCAATGCATTAATCAGTTTTATCTATAAATATTTCGATTGCTCAAGAAACAAACTTCTTGACAGTACAGATATTAGGCAAACAATTTTAGACAGGCAACTCCAAAAGAAAGTATAGTCTCACCTAGAAGAGCTTCTTTATAGCAAAGAAGTGATTCCCTAGCTGTTCCTCGTCTTAAATACGCCTTCACATTCTGCGTAATGAGACAGAAAGCATTAATACTAGAATTTAGATATTCTTATGGTCTTGGTGACATTAACCCCCATGTgcgaacaaataaaaaattgaaaacctgGCACAGCCAATTCAGCAGACTTTGGCCACGCCAAGGTCTAAGAATAGCTACAATTCATAAAAGTCTATTTACACCTGCAACTAGTCTACACGTTAGAATAACCAGACCAATAAACCCTACACTAGTACAACATAAGCTAGCAGCTAAACTTCAAAATCATGTCAACACatggagacaaaaaaaaatctgtttatTTAGTGCATTCTTGAAACCCCAGAGAATCAGTCTAGTTCACAAGATATGGCCAAGCAAATCAGCATGATAGTACAATTTCTTACTTTATACTgctcaaacaaaaataatttttgtcaGCCTAAATTACTAAGAACAGAGCCGATAATTGAGAAAATATATTGAAAGAATTTACCAAAAACAGACATAGACACTAGAGAGTATATTTTGCGAGCTCAGCCACTTTCAGCAATGGCCTACACTAGTAGGACAATAGCAAGGAAGACTATACAAAGCAAAAGCAACTCTCAAAGCTCATCACGTGAGACTGCATCTTGTGCAACTCTCTTTCTCGCTTTAGTTTCATATAACTGGTAGTTACTTATATGAGTCCTCACCCTATGCTGTCCTCCTTGAGATATGAAGGGCAAACACTAAACAGTAGCACCTTTACAATAACATGGTACAACAAACTAATAAGTTCTTTTCACCTTCTTATCAAGAGATATTGCGCTAGTGCAGTCCTCCTCAGCCTGTTGAAAGCTGCAAGAGATCAATCATTTCAATTAATATAAAATCAAGAACTAAAACAGTAACTACCAGAAAACATTATCCAGAGGATAAATCCTACCATCCTAATTCCAGAAATGCAGCTGCCCTATTGCAATAGTAAGTAGCAATTTTATCATTCAACCCAATTGCTTCGGTGTAGTAGCTTACAGCTTTATTCCACTGCTTTCCCTTATATGCCGCATTTCCCTGCAGCACAATTAATCAGCACTTCTCACAAAGACAAAGACAAGAATAGGACGAGGCTATCATGACACAACAGATGAACTTCAGGAAATCAAAAGAACAACTTTAAGAAGGCTCAACTAATAATGGAATAATGTTGAACACTATTTAGAATACTCAAACATAGACACCATCACCGAATTCTTCTATCAAGGTCAACAGTCCTCTAATCAGGTCCCATTATAAGATGTTACCCTGAAATCTAAAAGTGGCAAAACATGGAGGGACAGTTTGTTGCAGGAATATTTTTCTGCTTACAAAAGTGACCAGGAATCCTTCCTCTCCTCCTTCATGTGTCCAAGAGAAATTCCCTTTAACTGAGATTAATTGCTAAAGTTACAAACAGCCTCAGCATTCTACTGACAGAAATTTCACAAAAGAGCCTCAGCATTCAACCAGTTCTAAAGTAATGCATAACTCTGGACAACAAAGTCCAAGTTACAATGTGAGTCTACCTCAAAAAGACAAAGATCATACCTAAAATGGGAACTTAAAAACTCAGCAGCCAATGTAACACAAAGATTCTATTTAAGTTAGACTACAAAACAAGAGTACCCCATGAAATCAATAGATCCTTTAACTCAAAATTAAAACCTCAAACATAAACTTCACATTACACCTATTCATTTCCCATTCTATCCTTGATTGACATCAAAGTTCCAACAATGGCAGCAATATTCCACAGCTTCCATTAGAAAGAAAGCATTTGAGATATCAATGGAAGAAAAGATAACGGTACAGCTCCAACAGAAGTATACCTTTTCCTTCAATAGTTCAGATGTTTCCATGTTGCCATTGATATCAGGCAGCGGTGGAGAATTTGAAACAGTACTAACTTCATCTTGAAGAGAAGAATACATATCGACAATGGTATCAAGCAGAAATTTGTCTGCTCCATGGGATGCAATAAATGACACAGATACTGGATAATCATCATGCTCCCCAAAAGGAACAGAGACCTGGATATTTACAAATAAGATAGAATAAAAAACCAATAAAATGGCAAGGAACTGAATTGAGAACACTAAAATCTGCAAGACATGTATACCTGACAGCAGCCAGACATACTCGCAATGCTTGATAAAGCAAATGTTCTATCCAGGAACTCAGAAAATGCACCTTTCTTTATGTTAAGTTTCAACGGCGGGTCTGCAACTGTTGGAATTACTAATATGCCGTCATCCTAAagataaaaatacaaaaaaaaaagagagacagAGAAAAGGTAAATAAAACACATACTACAGAAGAGAGGAGGCAAAAACAAGGTCAAATATACAagtaaaaaataacaaatttcaGAAGAAACCAAAAAAGTGAAGGTCAAAACCATTCAAAACATTTGATGTTGTCTTCAATTTAAAAAGAAGGTCAAAATTCCATGTTCTCTCTCTTTTGACTGTTTGCCGACAATAAAGACAAACTTGCCCAAGCCACGATATCCAATAGGAGAATTCTTCAAAAGCACGTGAACACTAGAATTATACAACTCCATAGAATAGGCATACCACAATAATACAATTGAACATGATACAGTATTAGCTAAAGGTTCTTCCTACTGCCCAACCCCCAGCCTTCTCCCCAAAGAACAAGGCTGCCGAAAAAGAGTAGTAAGTAATGACAGCAGTATTTGGAGACAACATTTAGAATACCTTCAAAAGAGCTTGAAGAGCAGTTCGCATTTCACTCCTTATTTTGTAAAGAATTTTGATGTTCTCAGGTGTAGTATTAATTGCTGCTAGAACACCATCAGAGACACGAGGTCCCAATCTGGGTTTAACTGAAACAAACCATTCCTCATGATTTGTCCTAAACTCGTATCTGTGCAGCAGTAAAATAACAGATGTCAACCAGGATAGAATCAAAGCCTCCAAAGTCAAGTTACCATCAAATGTGTGAAGCTATGTTACACAGGACTTCTAAGAGCAAAAATGAAAATGTCTTCCCACTACATGAGTCACAACAGTCCTTCAAGTGGCCAAATTAGTAACTACATAGAAGACAATTTCTTTGGTTCCACTACTGAAGAATGTCCTTCAGATAAGCATTTTAACTAACATGCAGACATTCAAGCTTTATATTGTTGTAATAAAGTTtgagaaaggaaaaattaaagtaGAAATTTCCATTAAAACATCCTCTTGATATGTTGGATACATAAGTAAGTTTATAAAGGACTTCCATTTTCCCAAAGTTAAAAACATGACATGTAAAAGATACTTTGCATTTATTGCCATCTCTTCCATTAGAACTATAAACTTCCAACGCTTCAAGTTCAAACTATTAAATAAAAACCATTCAAACAGAGTTCTGAAGTACCTCTGCAGTATAGACATGACAGAAGCAAGAGCTTTCACATTAGATATCAAGGTCTGGTTTTTCAATTCTTCATGAAATCCTTTTAAACTGGGCACATTTGAAGAAATATACTGCCCAAATTTTATATGGTTCGCTGTTTGGTCTGCACCATCAATGAAAGTTAGAGAGTATATATCTTAGTAAAAATGTCAGTTGCTCTGGCAAAAGTACTCCAATCCAATAATGAAAACCACTGATACGGTATCATGCAAGACAATACCAATAATCAACCATCATTAGGAGAAATTGCAAGTCAACTTTCACATGGGAAAGAGAGGCGCAACTTACAGCCAGATAATTTCCCTGTGACTCGCTTGAAAACATCTATAGTCTTCCACTTGGGAACTTTAGAAAGCTGAAAGAGATCATCAGCTATCAAAAGGCGCCTTGTCTTTCGAGTTTCCAATGGATTTAACTGAAGCAGAACATGTCCAACATGACGCAACGTAGAGGGGTCACGGGCAAACCACCCTATAAAAGTATTAAGcagatgataaaaaaaaaagccatatAAGAACACCAATAAAATGAAAAGGATCCATAACAATCAAGCCAAAACAACAATTTTTGCAATGCATGTACTAGTTCATTATCTAGTTTTTGGAAGGTAGGAGACTGGACATTGCGAGATGATAGTGATATACATATGCAACAGTTGAGCATTTGATGTTATTCCCAGTACTAGCTGCTCATTGATATTGACCATTGACACATGATATCATTTCAAGTCCTAACCACCCTTTGAAATAGACCATCAAATCCATCGCAGATAGTCACCAATATTTAACAGCCAAATGTCAAATGAGCTGTCAGTTTGGAACCAAACTCAAAGAGTTTTAAGATGAGCAGAGTTCAATTGGCTAATCAATGAAGTAACTAGATGACCAGTATTACATACCAACAGTGTCTAAACTTTGAGAATTTGGTAGAACACCAACTAGAGATACAATCCCGTGCGACGGTCTAAATCCAAGTATACCACAAAATGACGCTGGAATTCTTATACATCCAATTGTATCAGTACCTGCATCGCTTGAAATATGTCAGGTTACAGGGTCAGATATGAATTCACTTTTCAAGTGTTTACAGAAAAATACAGTCGTCATTTGTGacatacaaaacaaatggattcaGTAAAAATTGAAAGAAGTTCTAAACCAATAGCACTTTCATATACAAAAGTTACAGGTTCCACAGATGAAGGTCAACAAAGCAAAAAGAACCCAACTCCATAAATCTTATGAAAATAGTGAGACACAAATGTTGTAAAACTCAGGCTTAAAGTCACTCCAGAAACCTTATCAAAATAATGAACCAATAGAGCAACAATGTGACTCGTGTTTATTTACAGGAACATCAATCCACGATTCCATGTGAGCAGAATGCGTACCGATAGCAAAATCCACAAGCTTGGCAGCAACAGCAACAGCTGAACCACTACTTGAACCCCCAGGTATATGGGATGGCAAGTTTGGATTAGTTGGAGTTCCATAATGAGAATTTTCCCCTGTTATCCTGACACCACAATCCACAAAAATATTGATAGATAAGCATATGAATGACTTTTCAAATACCATAGTCCCGTCAAATCAAATATTTTCCCTGGAGTCCAAACAAATAAAAGTTAATATCTTGCCTATAAATTATGCAGAACTCTGCTTAACTATGACAGACGAATCAAAATTTATAAGTTGGCTCTAACTATTAGTGATCATTTCTACGTACAGACGTATCTTAACAATAGAATTTTGTGACGAACTACAAAGTTGTTCACATGCAATTGAAAGCAGAGCATGTACAACATCAAAAGGCAACAAAGTTTATCTTTTTGACAAATCTTCTAGGTTGCCGCGTccctaaaaataatccaaaagtTAGACCCGTTGGATTAACTGCTGATCTAAATTCAAGAAAGGTTAAGGGACCAAAAGGCCATAATGAAGGCCAACAGATATTATTTATCtacagcaacaataacagaggagaaagagaaagataCCCAAAGCCAAATTCATCCATGATTGTCTTTCCAACACAAGTAGCCCCACTTTGCAAGAGAGCCGTCACCACCACCGCAGTCTTGGCCGCCACCTCATGAGTCTTCTTCCAGTCCACACTCCCAAACCCCGTCACAAAACCCTTTACATcaattctaccaaaaatcattcaTGGAAGAAGAGAGAACGAGTAAGCTATAGAAGTTAGGAGCAGGAtatgatgaaaatcatatgatCAAAGAAAGAAGTGCTTACATGTCTTTAATGGCGAAAGTGAGGCCGGAGAGGGGGAGTCGAGCGGCGGGAGGAGGAGGTTGAGGAAATGGAGAAAGCTCGAAGCGCTCGACAAAGGATCCGAAGTCTTCTTTGATTGCATTTCGGGATTTCAGACGGCGGCGGCGAGTCTCAGCGAGAACAATGATGCCGGCAACGCCTACGCCGATCAAGATCCAGACTTTAGGGTTTGAGACATTGAGCTTTGATGAACTTGGCATGATGATGATGGGTTGTTCTTGATTGATCgacgaattgattgaaatttgaGGGTTTTACAAGGGTTTTAGCTACTTTTTCCTTGCCTTCCTTGGAAGAAGAGTTGTATGACTCGTTTAGTCACAAGGGGTttggtttcttcttcttccacttttttttttttttttttttttgcaaggaaCTTAGAGCGTGTCATCACGCGCAAAAGTTTGTCTTTACTCGCAAGAAAGATATCATGGCCcctccaaagaaaaaaaaaaaaaaagaaagaaaattatatTGATACACATCATTACTACAGCACAAAATTTCTTACGTGTGTGAAGAAttcaaaatgtgtataaataGAAATAggataatttttttatacaCCGCCAGTGTGATAAATTTAAATCATGTTATATACTGtatcaatttaaatttaaaattcaaataaaaaacaCGTGACATACATCTTATTTGTTAatgtaaaaaaattactgtactATCTGTGCATAAAAAGTTAATCCATAATAGTATtgcttaaaagaaaaaaaaaaactatcgtATTTACTACTGACTAAACCGCTGAGATTTGAAAAGCTATTCCCACTTGCAAGATTTGAGCAAGCCCAAATTTGATAGGATTATGTAACATGAGTTATGATTCGCATTAGATTACTACTTTCGACTCCAGAATCGTTATTATGTTGTCATATTCATATTTAAACCCCATTTGATAACTACTTTCAACTCCAAAACCACCGTTATTGTGTTGTCATATTCAAATAATGTTTGATAACTCAAGTCAACATTTAAACTTCTACGCGGTTGAGTTCAATAAGACCCGATCGCCTTGCTCGAGGCAATGAAACACTACAAGAATTACCTAATCAACACAACGTATCCTCCCTTGTgagcaagaaaacaagaaatttagTGAACGCCCCCATGTAGAGTAAAGTAAAGCAAAGTAAGCCCCCACGTATTAACGCAAGAGGTAATAAAAGTTAACGAGCAATCTTCAGGGTCGGAATGCTTTTTATTTTGATGTCGCCCCATGTTACATTATTGTACCTTTCCTGCGCTTATCTCGGTCTTCAAATCTTCACTTTGCCCTAGATGCCAAGTAAATTGTGGAATGCTTCAGAGGGGCCGTCAGAAAAATGCTCTGCATTTGCTTCAGAGGGGCCAACCACACACCAACTTGATCAAGACACCCTTCAACTATATCTCTATACCTTGACTTGTCAACAAATACCAATTTCCAGCTTCATTATTACAAGAACTACTGGCTGTCAAACAACTCAGCTCCGAAGCCTCGTATAAATTACAGAAAAATGCTTCTATGAATCTACAAATGGGAAGAATCAAGCTATAACAAACCGCACAACACGAATATAGAAACTTAAAATACTACAGATGGTgtggagggggggggggggggggggggggggggggtttataACCTATATCAAATCAGATTCCCCTGTTCCTCCCTCCCCCCCAAACTTCCGACTCGTATACATATGAAAAACATTAACCGATATCTTATCGCGGTTTCACCCCATAAATCGCACAACAATGCAGGAGATATCATCTTTGCTTTCTCTATGTAATGCTTCCATCACTAGTTGTTTTGCTCCCTTCTGCGGGTCCTTTATCTTCAGTGCAATGTCAACTGCCTCCTGATTAGACATCACCTGGAGTATTCACAGGCTAGGATTCAGTATAACTAATCGTTTAAATCCATGAATATGGGGGCTCAAACaggggggagagagagatgCACCTTCCATAGACCATCACTTGCAAGGATGAGTACATCTGTCTCTGCCTCAATGCTGGCATTTGTGACATCAGGATCTGATCGGAGGTGTGATTTCAGGTTCTTGTCTCCAAAAGCACGGGATACAGCCAGTTGACCATTCACTCGTGCAACATCCCCTGATACAGAATCCAATTAAGCTTTACACTTTAGTGAAAAAATAGCAACAGATTCCATCACTAGCATCCAAGAACCATATTATGCATTGCTCCTTATCAAGATCGAAAAGTTATAGAAAAAGCAGTAGTAACGATCGATACTCACTTTGGATTAAGTGATGCCGTTACAGTTGAATAGTTGCAAGGTGCAGAAATGACAAAATGTACTTATCCATTTAATCTTtctcaagaaaagaaatgaataaCCAAAAAGGACCCAGAAAATAAGACCTGTAACTTCCCAGCTACTTGTAAAAATAGACATTGAGTATGAAATAGATTTTAAAAAAGGGTATAAATCTTGAACTGCTGGCAGAATTTGATTCTCTTTGGGGTTATTGCTTGATGAACAAGACAGTGTTAAACCAAACAAATGTTTAGGTTACAGCAGAAGTATTGAACAATTTCCCAATTAAGAGCGCCAAGGGATGTGTCACCAACCACCCTTGCCTGCCCCAAAAAAATGAAACCAAATGGGCGACATGTCATGGTCAGACAGCATACATATTTTGTGAAACATTAGATTGCATGTAAGCACATTTTATAAATTCAACCTAACATGCAATTACCAAGAATGGAAATTGCCTctgtaaaatatttcaatttcAGCAAATTGTTTGGCCGCACCAGACTTGAAAAGTAACTGGTCAGAGGCCTGCTGGTTTTCAGCacgaaaagagaaaaagtttAACAAATTAAGCTTAACAAAGAAAATTTCCTTTGTGGTTGTATCCCAATTTAGACTTTCCATCAGGCCATTTGTTTCTATTCATGCTGGTATACATATGAAGCATGGTAGCTTTTGAGGTATTCCTATTAGAAAAATAATGATCACCCACTTGAATTCAGTGAACAAATATATGAATTGGCATGAGATTGTGAAATTATTTATGCTCAACATTCGCCAAAGATAACAGTTCAATCACTTTCTATCACAATAAGTTCACTACTATTACTGAGCTTATGGCATAGCTCACTTCAACTTCCCTTGAAGCCGCAATAGCATTAGCATCTGAAATTTCCTAAGCGAGCTACAGTTTCCTATGTGAGAAATCTCTCTTCTGGTTTCCTTCCCAGCAAGCTCAAAGATTAATTTTTAATCCCTTCAttgaactctctctctctctctctctctctctctctctctcttacacacacacacacacacagagaacTGCTTGTGAACAATAATTTTATGCTTCATTGTGC containing:
- the LOC113726642 gene encoding outer envelope protein 64, mitochondrial-like isoform X2; translated protein: MPSSSKLNVSNPKVWILIGVGVAGIIVLAETRRRRLKSRNAIKEDFGSFVERFELSPFPQPPPPAARLPLSGLTFAIKDIIDVKGFVTGFGSVDWKKTHEVAAKTAVVVTALLQSGATCVGKTIMDEFGFGITGENSHYGTPTNPNLPSHIPGGSSSGSAVAVAAKLVDFAIGWFARDPSTLRHVGHVLLQLNPLETRKTRRLLIADDLFQLSKVPKWKTIDVFKRVTGKLSGYQTANHIKFGQYISSNVPSLKGFHEELKNQTLISNVKALASVMSILQRYEFRTNHEEWFVSVKPRLGPRVSDGVLAAINTTPENIKILYKIRSEMRTALQALLKDDGILVIPTVADPPLKLNIKKGAFSEFLDRTFALSSIASMSGCCQVSVPFGEHDDYPVSVSFIASHGADKFLLDTIVDMYSSLQDEVSTVSNSPPLPDINGNMETSELLKEKGNAAYKGKQWNKAVSYYTEAIGLNDKIATYYCNRAAAFLELGCFQQAEEDCTSAISLDKKNVKAYLRRGTARESLLCYKEALLDFKHALVLEPQNKAANLAEKRLRKLIS
- the LOC113726642 gene encoding outer envelope protein 64, mitochondrial-like isoform X1, whose protein sequence is MPSSSKLNVSNPKVWILIGVGVAGIIVLAETRRRRLKSRNAIKEDFGSFVERFELSPFPQPPPPAARLPLSGLTFAIKDIIDVKGFVTGFGSVDWKKTHEVAAKTAVVVTALLQSGATCVGKTIMDEFGFGITGENSHYGTPTNPNLPSHIPGGSSSGSAVAVAAKLVDFAIGTDTIGCIRIPASFCGILGFRPSHGIVSLVGVLPNSQSLDTVGWFARDPSTLRHVGHVLLQLNPLETRKTRRLLIADDLFQLSKVPKWKTIDVFKRVTGKLSGYQTANHIKFGQYISSNVPSLKGFHEELKNQTLISNVKALASVMSILQRYEFRTNHEEWFVSVKPRLGPRVSDGVLAAINTTPENIKILYKIRSEMRTALQALLKDDGILVIPTVADPPLKLNIKKGAFSEFLDRTFALSSIASMSGCCQVSVPFGEHDDYPVSVSFIASHGADKFLLDTIVDMYSSLQDEVSTVSNSPPLPDINGNMETSELLKEKGNAAYKGKQWNKAVSYYTEAIGLNDKIATYYCNRAAAFLELGCFQQAEEDCTSAISLDKKNVKAYLRRGTARESLLCYKEALLDFKHALVLEPQNKAANLAEKRLRKLIS